In the Diceros bicornis minor isolate mBicDic1 chromosome X, mDicBic1.mat.cur, whole genome shotgun sequence genome, NNNNNNNNNNNNNNNNNNNNNNNNNNNNNNNNNNNNNNNNNNNNNNNNNNNNNNNNNNNNNNNNNNNNNNNNNNNNNNNNNNNNNNNNNNNNNNNNNNNNNNNNNNNNNNNNNNNNNNNNNNNNNNNNNNNNNNNNNNNNNNNNNNNNNNNNNNNNNNNNNNNNNNNNNNNNNNNNNNNNNNNNNNNNNNNNNNNNNNNNNNNNNNNNNNNNNNNNNNNNNNNNNNNNNNNNNNNNNNNNNNNNNNNNNNNNNNNNNNNNNNNNNNNNNNNNNNNNNNNNNNNNNNNNNNNNNNNNNNNNNNNNNNNNNNNNNNNNNNNNNNNNNNNNNNNNNNNNNNNNNNNNNNNNNNNNNNNNNNNNNNNNNNNNNNNNNNNNNNNNNNNNNNNNNNNNNNNNNNNNNNNNNNNNNNNNNNNNNNNNNNNNNNNNNNNNNNNNNNNNNNNNNNNNNNNNNNNNNNNNNNNNNNNNNNNNNNNNNNNNNNNNNNNNNNNNNNNNNNNNNNNNNNNNNNNNNNNNNNNNNNNNNNNNNNNNNNNNNNNNNNNNNNNNNNNNNNNNNNNNNNNNNNNNNNNNNNNNNNNNNNNNNNNNNNNNNNNNNNNNNNNNNNNNNNNNNNNNNNNNNNNNNNNNNNNNNNNNNNNNNNNNNNNNNNNNNNNNNNNNNNNNNNNNNNNNNNNNNNNNNNNNNNNNNNNNNNNNNNNNNNNNNNNNNNNNNNNNNNNNNNNNNNNNNNNNNNNNNNNNNNNNNNNNNNNNNNNNNNNNNNNNNNNNNNNNNNNNNNNNNNNNNNNNNNNNNNNNNNNNNNNNNNNNNNNNNNNNNNNNNNNNNNNNNNNNNNNNNNNNNNNNNNNNNNNNNNNNNNNNNNNNNNNNNNNNNNNNNNNNNNNNNNNNNNNNNNNNNNNNNNNNNNNNNNNNNNNNNNNNNNNNNNNNNNNNNNNNNNNNNNNNNNNNNNNNNNNNNNNNNNNNNNNNNNNNNNNNNNNNNNNNNNNNNNNNNNNNNNNNNNNNNNNNNNNNNNNNNNNNNNNNNNNNNNNNNNNNNNNNNNNNNNNNNNNNNNNNNNNNNNNNNNNNNNNNNNNNNNNNNNNNNNNNNNNNNNNNNNNNNNNNNNNNNNNNNNNNNNNNNNNNNNNNNNNNNNNNNNNNNNNNNNNNNNNNNNNNNNNNNNNNNNNNNNNNNNNNNNNNNNNNNNNNNNNNNNNNNNNNNNNNNNNNNNNNNNNNNNNCCTTCCTAGTCACACACAGGATCCCTGTAGCCAAAACGGTCTATGTTCCAGCTGCAGAGAGCAGACTGCTCGCAGCTTGCACAGAACCTTAGGGGAGGGAAGAATATATGGATGGGGAATGGGGCGGAGAAAGGAGGATGGGAACGTTGTCATCCAGGCAGCTTTAGGGTCCCGAGGAGTAGAGAAGGACGGcactggggaggtctggacggaTCTGATTTGTGTAAGACTTCCCTGTAGATAAATTACTGATCCTCCAACTACTATGTTCAGTACATAATGGCTGAATTAATATGTAATCAACAGCATTGTATCTAAAGCCTTAGAACTAGTCAGGTGCTCCCCCCACCCAATACCATTTCTTACCCTCTAATTCTACCTCATCTTTAACAAAGCATTAATAATTCTAAGGATaatctctattttgtttgtgctgTTTTGCAActgttttaaataaatcaatttgtgctgtaaaaaacaataaaaaaataaaatggtctcTTTTACTTTTGGAATTACAGGGTCCCTTTTTAATTCCTGACTTTCATAGTTCAGCACGAATATCACCAAATGGTACAAAACAAGTAGtggtatttttaatataaaataagtgTCTGTCTGATGGAAAACTATACTTCATATCTACACAGACAGCCCGTCTTGTTCAAACAACAgtcaaaattaaaattgaaattaacCCTTAAATCCTCAAAACAGGAAAACTGCTTCAATTGAAGTTATTCCAGGAAAAATGGACCCAGTTAACTTGCTCCTCTAAAAATAAAACCTCTTAACTCTGCTACaacttatttttagaaattcattTGCATCCACTTTTTATTAAAGCACCTTTCATCTTTCATAGACTGTCATATAAACACCCTTCCTTGTTtatagaaaaaacttcatgtacTGCAGGTACAATTTGACACTTAGATAACTTTTTCTTGGTCCAAAATGGTTTCTAGATATCATATGCCACTTCATTCAGCACTATGTTTTGTATGTTAGTCTTTGTAAATGACACTTTAAAACTGACCTGCTGCTCTGCAGACACAACTTTATTTATGAATCAGGAAATGACTTCCAAGTATCTTCACAATCTAGGCAGTTTAAAGCATTCTGTTCTACCCACTCCCCAGGTCCCAGAGAACACCTTTTTAGAATACTACTGGACTGATTCTTGGCATctcttatctaaaaaaaaaaaaggcatattaACAACTGCACATTTTGAATCCAGCTTCCTTTTTTATTCATGAAAATACACAGTTACTTCCCTTTTATTCATGAAATAACACCAAGTTATTACCCATAAGGCTGAATTTTTGCTAAATCTTCACAGAAATATGAATAGcttaacttcattttttattacAGTTGACTTTGTTTTCCatataaacataaacataaatttttatttcaaagaaagcAACTGAAGGAAAGAAAACCATAGCTAGAACTGTTAGGCAAGTAATGTTATAGACTTTGCAACTGCACTGTTAAAGTCGTTTCTAAAACATACCCCTGGAACAAAACTACACTACAATTATATTATCAACCTGTCTCCTCCCCCCAAATGAAGACTTTTCTTGCTAAAAAGTTATCACTTAGGTTCTGCTTAGCTTTTTTCTTAAAAGATTCCGAGAAGTATGGTTTTTATAAAACCAAACCCTTCTAGAGGACAACACTGAGCATCTTTACTACTTATTGTATACTTATAAATTCACATGAGGAAGCTTTTGGATTCAGATTTTTCAGCTAATTGATGTTAACAAAATTTTAGTAACATAGAATTTAGTAACGTTAAGGGTCTGTCATAAAGAGCTTACGAGCTATGACGTGGTCTTTTCCCGAGGgatgcttcctcctcctcatcttcttcATCATCTGGATAATCCACTAAGGCAATCACCCTACTACTGCTTGGGCCGCTTGCTCCATCGCCAGCACCGGCAGAATGGGATGAAGTGAACTTGAACTCGCCAGAAGCTGTTCTTTTAGGAAGATCCACCTTGTCTTCACTTTCTTTCGGTTTTGTCGTCTCCACAAATTTATCACAAGGATCTTGAAAATCATCTTCCAATGGTGGCATATCTGCTTCTCcttcctctatattttctttaaaacccATTTCTTCCTTCACCTCCAAGACTTCGGCACTTCTGTGAAATATTTTACTATAGAGCAAAGCACGCAAATTCTTCTGTATTtgactctgtttttttttctcttcttcatatTCCATCTTCAATCCTTTGAACGTCTTAACGTATTCAATCGGTTCAAATACCTTATAAAACTTTTCAACTACATGTGCAACAAGAGGCTTGATATTTTCCACTCTTATGTATTCGAACAGCTCAATAACAGCTGAATTCAACATATTGTACCGACTTCCCTTACCCAGAAGAGCATTTACAACTGGCTCAAAAAGATTTCCCTTGATGATGTAACGAATATAAAATTCATCTTTAAGGCCAACCATCCTTCTCATAAAGCGAACAGCACACAGGGTCAGGAAAGTGTGCTTTGACTTCATCAAGATCAAGATTCTTCTTagcaagtctttgctcaaaacaTAGTTTTTTATGTAATGTGCGTGACGttccacacaaaatgtgagcagcCCTACGATTAAGGAAAGAAGCTGTGCTGTGGAATAATTATCAAGGTGATAATTGTTGCTTTTGTCAGATCCAGCTATATTATTTTCTTCACATATATATTCTGAAGTGGTGGCCAAAAGTGGTGCTACAATGTTATTCATGCAATGTTTATAGAAGAAACTTAGAAACTCacttttttcacatttattaggTGACCCCAGCATGTCATCTGGATCAACCAGGGCACGAAAAAGTTCCATTAAATCAACAGCACCTCCTAGCTCAGGATCAGGATCAGAGATCACTTGTCCAACGATCAAATTAATGAAAAGGTCACcttcttcactctgctgggcttcTTTCATCATAAATTCTCTTATCATGGATGCATTGTACTCTACTAGATAAGCAAATATATCAGTAGCAACTGACCTTATTTGCCAGTCACCGAGGCTCATTACAACTTTAAGAGCAGGAAGAATTCCCAATTCTGCCAGTGTTTTGAACAGCACATCTCTGCTTTCAGGTTGTAAAGTctgagaaaatgaacagaattccttgaaaaacaataCCAACTCACGCCGTTTGTCATCATCTGTATTCTTATCCCTTAACTGTGCAAAAACTACAGACAAAAACTCGTCATCTTCCTGCAGCATGTTGACTATCTCAACCttgttgaagaaaataaaagctgtAAGAGCAGAAAGCACATTCTCTTCAAAGACAGATGGCACAGGCAAAAGGATGTCGTAAACGTACTGTGCCCTGTACGTCTGATGTATTTTTCGCCTAAGTTCAGAGTCAGCTATTGGCACAACTTCCTTGAACCTTACATGCTGGGTCAAGAATTCTCTATGCCTTTGCGGCTGAGCCAAAGCAGGGTCGTATTCAAGGCATCCCACCACATCCATGATACACTCTTCAGAAAACAGGACCTCCAACAGAGATGTCTTGTTGAGGAATAAGATGCCTTTAATAATTTCATGCAAATGGTGTAAGCCTTCAGTATCCCGCAGGTTCTCACAAATGCGGAACAGCAGCAGTAGCTTTTTAATATAGTCGTCATTTTCCAAGAGCAGAGCCAGACTTTCCTTAAGAATAGGCGAGGTGAGAACCGAGGTAACTAGCTCCGCAATCTGTTCAAGTGTATTGAGCTCACAGTTCGGCAGGTCGATGACACAACCGGGTTCCAACACCTCCTCAGACTGTTCTTCTTCTGGTTCTCCAAAGATGGCCTGTGCGATTTCGGCAGTTGGGTCTTTACCTCGAACCCGGCAAATGTCTTCCCAGATCTCCTGACAACTTGTTTCATCCTGGAAACTTAACGCCATATCACGGTTGTCAGAGTCAGTCCAAACAATTAAAGTCCCTTGTTGTTTCTGAAAAGGCTCGTCTGGATTTATCTTTGATTCCAAGATCAGTGAGTCGTCCGACTCCGATCGAATGACCAGGGCCTCGCCCTGGAGCTGCTCCACGTAAGTGCACGAGATGTAGCCGGTGCCTATATCGTCCCATTGTTGCTCTTGATTCAGGACATAGACTTTTACATGGTGCTTTTTGTCAGCCATGGCGACCTCCGGTCTCGTCACCTCAGCCTCGGTCTCTTGACTTCAGCTCTGCTCGCGGCGCGGCACCTCAGGTCTGCTCTCGGCGCGCGGCACCCGCTTCGGCTTCGAGCGTGGCACGTACCAACGTCCCCGCGTACCAACGGTAGCTTACGCTGCTGTGGCAGCGACGGTGGCCCCGAGGTGGCAAGTCAAGAAAAGCGCAATCAAATATGGCAGAGTTGCAGTGGTTACGGGGACTCCGGTGGCTCGTGTTGTAGGTAAGGTTCCCCCACAGTCCCCAGCGGCTCCCGAGATCAGTAGGTTCCCCCGGATCCCGCTACCTCTCACTTCCATGTCATGCTTGCCTCCTTCCATGTTGCCACACCCCTACTCTTTCTTAATATGGGTTTAAAAAAGTGAGTCTTTGAGTCTGCTCATGGCTGTCCAGGAAAGCCTCGAATATAGCAGGATTCTTATGATTTCCCCAGGATTCTACCCCAAAGGAACCTTCTATATTTGGTAAGGCAAGTTGCTGCCGAGTTTACGAATGGAGGCTTGGGAATTAGAGCAAAGAGCGCTGTTCTTTCCATAAAAGATTTTGTACCCCCAGAAACATTTTCACTTATCAGGTGTGTTGGGATGGAGACTTAGGACCTTAGAAAAAGGAAAGCTTAATCACTTATGTCTTGACCAAGTTGGCACCTAACATTTTGTGTCAAGAAAAggcttttttcctccaaaaagaaGCAGGAGCAGATGAACTGTAGACCATTAGCAATAATCAGAGATCTGTAGGTGGGTCTTCTCCATAAGGctttatctatatctgtatcacTCACTTATCCATCCTTGAGGGGGGCGGGATATTGTTCCGAGAGGGAGTTGGCAACTCCTTTACTCTGTTAAGCTCAGCCTAAATCTCGATCTTTTAGCACAACAGGGAAAATTTTTCCAATCTATAACCACACTCCTCGTTCTTAGGGAAggagtgggccagagggaaaCTGAGTTGAAATTAGCCAAGGGTGAGTATTAAACATTGCAGATcaattgttttatttcctctctgaATAATTATGGTAATAATAACAACCACAACAACTAAGTAATAATACCTGAGTGCTTATTATTATAAAGAAAGGTAATAACATAATTGATCAAATAtatttgagtgcttattatgttcAGACACTGTGACAagaacttttatatattttattacttaattttcataataaccTAGTGATATAGGAGTATTAAGCATCCTTTTAAGCTCAGGAAACAAATTTAGAGAAGTTAAATTGCCAAAGGTCACACTGCTAATAAGTTGAGAAACTCTGATTTGAACGCATGTCTTTCTGATTCCAAAATTGGTTTTCTCAGCTATTGAACTATGCCAcccatctctttcttttcttggccTTCATTACACTTTATTTCACATTCCTTCCATCTATATAATTTGTAATCAACATAAAATTATCAAGAGAAGATGAAAGTCATGCACTTCCTCCTTTAGATCCACATCTGTGTATAGGCAACCAAAAAATAGAAGCTGGTATATGGCAACTctgttaaatataattttaatagtaaCCAAGTTGTTTTTTGATGTAACAGCAATTTCtgcagttttcctttttaaaaaaatagtttttcaaaACATTAACCCTGTTATGGCAAGGGAAAAACTGAGAATTGGGCCACATCAAGTGCATTTGGACTTGAAGAGTCCTATTTGTAACAATCACTTCATTTTACATAGCATGGAGATGTGTGACAGTTCTCAAGGAGAGCGCATAAAAACTCTTCCCACACACCTTTCTTGCAGTGTCCCCTCCAGGAGATCATAGTACAGGAATATTCCCTGGGACAGTACAGCTGGGGCACTCAGGGAATTGAATGCTAATGACCATCATTTCATGAGAAAATTCAAATCAATGCCAGGATTCTGTTGGTTTAGAAACATTTacaaattataaataatgcttaAACCTAAGAATTAATAAAGGACTAATacaaaaatttatatatgtactAGTTAAAAACTCCTGTCTTATTCCAACAAGAGagaatatgcaaatatataatgacatgatGCTAATggtctaatttttttctctgctgtGATTATATTCAAGTTTCTATCAGAATCAATTATAATACTGTCAGTTGTCTGAATGTGCCCTCAGGTTCCATTCGCTGAGAGTCGTTCAGCACAAATCTGTGTGTTCTCACAATTTTATCACAAGGAGTTTCCCCTAGGCCTATTAAGGTCTCTTTATCATAATTAGGTTAACTAGAATCTCTTTACAGTCTAAAAGAGCCTCAAGTCCACATTTCTTATTGCTGTTTCTGCAATAGATTCTTTCAGTGCCTGTTTTATTTGGTTTGTGAAGTAGAACAATGCCCTTTTTTGCTTCAGTAGTTCTACCTAcctaagattattatttttttgttattttgttgttgttttaccgAGAGCAAAGTaatatgaataaacaaatgcCATATTCTAGGAGCCGTGTAAGTTCTTTTTAtaggcattatttattttttatttaatcctcatacaaTAATGGCCTGAGGAACATATTATTACTCCCATATTAGAGAGGAAAACACTTGAAACtccaaaactgaatgaagcatcTGGTTCAAACCTCTGCAGAAAGTGATGATGCTAGGATTTGAAAGTAGGCCTGTACAGTTCTACCTCTCCACTTTGCTGTTCCTGATATGCAATGCTTTCTTTTAGATTGTGCATAAGTTTTTATAGCAGATGTTTATAACGTTGTGATTTTTATCCCAACTCTCAGTGCTGTTAGATGTTTCTGCATTTTGTTTTGTGAAGGAAAATCATCGAGGCCAGTTCAAAATCAAAATGAGTAGAGTTAGTGTTAAGACTCGGGATCCCTCTTCTGTTTGGATGCTTGTCTCCTGCTTCCTCCCCAGGACCTTAGGGTAGTAAGAATTAATTCTTGATGACTCTACCCTGAAAGCAAATAGTTTTAGATAAGGATCTTGTAATTCATTCACGTTTTATGATTACTAAGGGCTTAAAGTGTATATTTCTCAGAGTTATTTTAGAAGACAATGAAAGAATGAGTCATACCTTTCTGAATTTTAAGTATTGGTAACTCAAACCACCTGTATCCGTATTTAGATATCTAAATATTCTGTCTGTAAGAGGAAATAATATTTCATAGTGGGAAGAGCAaggtgatttttaattttattaaatagcattaaaaatagaattattcaaATGTATCTGCTCTAAAATCTTCAACCTCAAAATCATTAGTGAAAAACACACGTGCATGTTCTCTGCAACTTCTCTAGGTGACTTATTTTGTGAGATTTTGCCTTTTTTGACCACCATCATCTCTGATTTGGAAATCTGTAATAGTCTTCTCCCCTGGCTTCTGCCTTTTCCCCCCTCTAGTATATTCTCAACACAGTAGCCAGAGAGGATTCATTTAAAACATGTCATATCCtcccactcctctgctcaaaatcaaTGTGTTTCCTCCTTACctaaaataaaagccaaagttcTAAGTACGGTTTATAAGGCCCAACAAGACCTGGCCCCCTTGACCTATCTGAGCTCTTCCCTTAATAGTCTCTCTCCCCCTTATGCTGCTGCAGCCACACTAGCCACCTTGCTATGTCTGAAACACATCAggcacactcctgcctcaggacctttgcacctgcTCTTCTACCTGTAACAATGTTTCTCAATATCTACATGGCTCATGCCCTTACctcattaaaaaatttattcaaatGGCCTTTTTTTCCAGTGAGACCTTCCCTAATCACTTCTTTAAAATTTCAGAGACCTTCCATTCCAACCCATCCATCTGTTTTCTTTGATGTAtcttttttccatagcacttagcATCATCTGACTAGTTCGTACttcatttcttctgttttctgcaACCAGACTATAAGCTGTATGAGGGCTGTGAtttatctgttcatttttctcactGCTGTGTGCCTAGCAGGTGCCATAAGGCATAACACATAGTAGTTTTTCAATAATTATGtattgaataaatacataaatgaatacaCGTTATTTCTAGAATGATTTCCaataatccatttatttattcctcaTATAGTTATTGAGCAGCCCCTATGTCCAGGCCCTATTCCAAGCATGGGGATAAAACAGtgaatttgaaatttatttccCGTCCTCTTATGGAGTAGATAGATAGTTTTAACAAGAGATGTTTCTAATTTATAAGATATATCTGACATTTCCCCTGCTGCCCCAATCCCACTCCTTTGcatagttttcttcttcttaatggtGACCAAGGAAGAACTATTCTCCTGATTTAGGCTTTTAATTGCATGAAAAACTAGATTATTGACTAAGCTGGATGTTTTCCTCCATGTTCTGTCAAACATTCCTTCCCCAACCCCAGGTTAAATATCAGGTAAAAACCACAGCTTTTTCATCAACTTTCAGGTATTGAAAAAACCctaattttctaatattaaaatttCCATTCCATTTCAGTCTTCTACTTGAGTCATGCCTTGTCAAAGCAAGTCCACGACCAATGCTAGAGTCAAGGGATGAGAAAGTATGCCCTGCCTAGAGTAAGGGATCATAGCAAAATTGCATAACAGAGGGTTTGGTAGAAGGAAGGATGAAGAATTGGGGACATTAATGCAATCTTACACAAGCTTGGATAAAACAGGTATAACCCAGAACTTTAATGGGCAAATAGGGATGTATGGTCACCCTGTATATAGAATGGTAGAATGTGTGGATTTACAGCCTTTTATTCTCAGCTAAAACATCATTCTGTTACAAGTGCATTGCAGCAGTACCTGCTATTATCTTCCCAGTGCTCAGAGGTAAGAACCACTTTAAGTGTTTTCTTGGATCCACAGGCAGTTTCTGTTAGCACTAGCACAGTCTCCATTGTGTGCTTGGCTTCCTTGGAAACTCCAAAACCTTTTGCTCACACTGCATGGatttaaaggaggaaaaaaagggccagccccgtggcatagtggttaagttcggtgcactctgctttggcgtcccgggttcgtgggtttggatcctcggcgcagacctacaccactcatcagccatgctgtggtggtgacccacatgtaaagtagaggaagactggcacagatgttagctcagggctaatcatcctcaagcaaaaaaaaaaaaagaaaagaaaaagggggggaaagGTTGTTCTCTTGACCTTTTGTAAATTTTAGGCTTTGACTTTTAGTGCCAtgctctcctctttttcttctgttccaatagttatttctagactctttttgagttttgttttaaattccataatTCATAGATCTCCTCATCGTCTCATCTTGATAGACTGTATTATTTCCTGTTCTTACCTAGATCTCCAGGAATAACATTAGCTATATACTTTAATAGTTACCCTACAACCATGTCCTCTAAGTAATAGCAATGAGCATTAGTGAGGAGTTAAAAACTGCTCAATTTTTGCTTAGAGATAgtaatcattttcatttcttcGGTATAACACTAGGTATATttatatcataaaatataaattttaattttttatgcagCAGTTGATTTCCACTTAACATTTTTGCCTTAattccattaacatttaaaggAGTGCCTTgaatatatttgatttttgttgAGATAAATGGATTGagtcagaaacagaaaaaaagtgtttTCATGATAAGTTAGGGAAAATCTTAAACACCTTGGCTAGTATTGGTTTTGGATATATTACTGCTTGAAGTATGAAGATCTGGTTTTTTCCTCCTGAAAAATAACCTTTTGTGTTTTGCTATTGCTAGGTATGATCTGCTATTACTTTCTTGGGCAGGAGAGCTGGCATAGTGGtataagaatgtatttttttttcttttttctttttgctgggaaaaattcgccctgagctaacatctattgccaatcttcctctttcctttttttttttttttcatcaccaaagccccagtacatagttgtacgttccagttgtaggtccttctggttcttctatgtgacccACCAGCACGGTGTGGCttctgacagatgagtggtgtggttccgcacccaggaacctaacccaggcagccaaagcagagcaggccAAAGtctaaccactaggctatcagggctggctcaagaatGTATTTTTGAATTACATGCTAACATCATTCAGAAAAATATCAAGCTTTTGTTTACATTTACTTAAAAGAGTAATTTAAAAAACCTCTTAAATTAGCAAATTTCTGTATGCGACATATAGGTGACATATACAATatcatataaaacaaaaatgaaaggtcTTTGTAATCAATATGTATTACATAAGTTCTTAAGTATAATGACTGTATTGTTCTATGGCTCAGACGGCTCTTAGGGATTATATTTCCCATGAAACATGACCCTATAAAGTGAATTTTGGTAAAGATGCCATGCCGTAAGAACTCCtacatttgtgtttgtttgtctgtttgtttgattACTGAGAGTAGGTGGAGTAGGGTAGCTgtttctacccactagatgctattagcacctcctcccccaactgtgacaaccaaaaatatctgcaaacagTGCCAGATGTCCCACTGGAGGGCAAAATCATCCCCAGTTGAGAACAACTGCTAGTAATAATTTTCAGCTTTCGTCATCTACTAAgtgtttaaaaatgcacaaagtagTTCAAAAAAGATACATTTTGCAGTCGTCTTTTTATGTCTGATATAGTAAAACCAGCTTATTTGAACTTTTGCCATCCAGATTTTTATTAACCAGTATTTCTGCACATTTATGGTAAAACAATAAGTGACATTTATTATCAGACCATTCTCCAGGATGATAGTTAAAAACTGAATTTGTTGTTTTAGCAatgccctttcttttctttttcaggtcCTTCCCTGCAGTACTCCTCTCTACAAATCCAGACCCTTTAGCATCCTACAAGGCCTCACCTCCTCATGCTCATTCCCGGTACCTCTCCCCTCATCCTGCGCTTGCTCACTGGCCTTCTTGAATATTTCTTTCCCTTCTAAGGCCTCTGTTCTTCGTATTTCCGCTGACCAGAACTCCATGTCACCATGTTTTCACGTTCCCCTCACCATCATTCGTATTGCGTCTCAAATATCAGTCCCTCAAAAAGTACTTCTCTTCCCACATGATATAAGATagcacccccttctcctctcgtGCTCTCTAACCTTACCCTATTTTAGTTTCTCAATAGAACTATCACAATCTAGAATTACTacatcatttatttacttttattctctTATTCTACTGCCACACTACTCCCTCACCCCACCAAAGACAAAGATGGGTCCTGGCCAGTCTTATTCTCTCCTCTGTGGCATTACCTAGAAGACAAgggcattcaatgaatatttgatgaatgagtaCACGAAAGAATCTGTAAAGATCACTCTTTCTACCTGCCACAGAGACATAGATGACATTTGTAAGAAAACATCTCATTAAACAGATCTTCAGTGAGATGTCAGAGCCTGTCAGCAGGTTTGTGTTTTAGGCCCTCCTAGAAGTTCATAGTCAGCTCCCCTTCTTATCTACATTTGATAGTCTAACTATCAACATTCTCTCCTCAACTCTTCCATTCCACCCCAGTTATCTTTCAGCAAAAGATCTCATCTAATGCTTCACCAAGAGAATAGACACCAACTCAAGGCTCACTTCCCATTTTCAAACAACCTTAGCAATACGTTTAGTGATTTCTGCCTTTCCCCCTTCCatctcagaaagagaaataagctTTCTCTTCTTCAAGAATGACCTCTGAACCTGTGCTCTGCATATCACGCCTGTCTGGCCTCCTGAAACTTCTTATGCCATAAATTACAGGTTTCCCTCTCTATTAGAAAGTAGAGCGTTCCTATGAAACCTTTTGCAAGCTGAAATGTCATAAAGGGAGGCAGCAATTACTATTAATTTATGtgggaaaaatttttgagcattCTCAGACCCCCAAAATAACTTGCGAAATCATACCAAATAACACATAAAATCTAAAAGAACACTAACATATAGTAAAAGCAGGAATGATATGATAAATACACAgcctatataaagtagaaataatgtatGTACAGTCTAGTTTCACTTACCAGCGTCGAGAAGA is a window encoding:
- the PPP4R3C gene encoding protein PPP4R3C, producing the protein MADKKHHVKVYVLNQEQQWDDIGTGYISCTYVEQLQGEALVIRSESDDSLILESKINPDEPFQKQQGTLIVWTDSDNRDMALSFQDETSCQEIWEDICRVRGKDPTAEIAQAIFGEPEEEQSEEVLEPGCVIDLPNCELNTLEQIAELVTSVLTSPILKESLALLLENDDYIKKLLLLFRICENLRDTEGLHHLHEIIKGILFLNKTSLLEVLFSEECIMDVVGCLEYDPALAQPQRHREFLTQHVRFKEVVPIADSELRRKIHQTYRAQYVYDILLPVPSVFEENVLSALTAFIFFNKVEIVNMLQEDDEFLSVVFAQLRDKNTDDDKRRELVLFFKEFCSFSQTLQPESRDVLFKTLAELGILPALKVVMSLGDWQIRSVATDIFAYLVEYNASMIREFMMKEAQQSEEGDLFINLIVGQVISDPDPELGGAVDLMELFRALVDPDDMLGSPNKCEKSEFLSFFYKHCMNNIVAPLLATTSEYICEENNIAGSDKSNTLCAVRFMRRMVGLKDEFYIRYIIKGNLFEPVVNALLGKGSRYNMLNSAVIELFEYIRVENIKPLVAHVVEKFYKVFEPIEYVKTFKGLKMEYEEEKKKQSQIQKNLRALLYSKIFHRSAEVLEVKEEMGFKENIEEGEADMPPLEDDFQDPCDKFVETTKPKESEDKVDLPKRTASGEFKFTSSHSAGAGDGASGPSSSRVIALVDYPDDEEDEEEEASLGKRPRHSS